The Toxorhynchites rutilus septentrionalis strain SRP chromosome 3, ASM2978413v1, whole genome shotgun sequence genome includes a region encoding these proteins:
- the LOC129772959 gene encoding uncharacterized protein LOC129772959, with protein MPRVRHTPKSDQVSDKEAATPSKKEDPRESLCNQLQQMEAATPKKKETVNTRENLCYQRQQISRKVNVINRHLEEAEDEPQKINPSLLKVFAKKLELHYKEFTDIHREIQTLTVSSDIEEEEEKLDQFDALHTNTLALLEQLTDIFSPAMNSRTENSNQTVIVQQPIRAPVPTFDGRVENWPKFRTMFEDIFARSGDSDAVKLHHLDKALIDDAAGWITAKIITDNNFQQTWQQLIDQYENPRVIVDTHLDGLLDLKPITKRNFKDLLELVKSFNRHVGGLEYQGLKVDELSGLILVKILTSRLDSQTLQLWERNQQHAKLPNIQDTVSFLRSECQVLERFQNRFQVTSKKAQSKQYTSFRPSNQKSYTATAATSVGSCEICNESHRHFECPEFHKLSPIQRNAKVKELKICFNCLRPGHRSLECSSKKTCARCHRKHHTLLHQESSTTEDHSFSHKMEEQPCSSTPEKFTVCEPVTNTVVSCNCHRATTTVMLMTAMVRVRDNCGYTTPCRVLLDSGSQVNFISKSLIDRLSVTRRPVYKPIAGIGGTKTYAKEIVMVEVESMHSDYSTNFECLVVPNITGSIPATHIQVSSWPIDNSIPIADPNFNNPAPIDMLIGVSQFLQLLKTGRVQLGNNLPELIETHLGWVVAGSIDDGDSQHCLAVANDSISEVLRQFWELEEIHEASQSTEQEECEKIFQTTHYRDITGRYVVSLPLRESIQDLGNNRTLAMRRFLSLERRLARNPELKQQYQQFIEEYESMGHCREIKESNCSLDKGTYYIPHQAILRPSSSTTKLRVVFDASSKASPSDKSLNDVLQVGGILQSDIFSILLRFRKHRFVFTADISKMYRQIRINPNQTRLQRIFWRSHQDDPLRILELTTVTYGTAAAPFLATRCLMQLCEDENDSFPLGAQIVRQDCYVDDVISGANSINEALVTRNQIRGLLMKGGFPVHKWSSNSAEILNDIPEPDREKLVHLDNTSVVIKTLGMIWSPEQDVFVFSVNSDNRNPTKRSVLSDIGKLFDPLGLLTPVTVIAKMIMQKIWKSGLPWDAPLENELLESWLHFREALASVSEIKIPRYTMIVSAAVVEIHGFSDASNAAYGAVIYIRCILADGTIRLNMLCSKSKVCPMGEMSIPRKELLGARLLSRLIVKVLKSLQLEVKQVVLWCDSQVVLAWLQKPLSVLEVFVRNRVAEIVKNTETYAWKYVKSKQNPADLISRGQFPKALSTNELWWTGPKYLSILEYQSETPEDIPENEIPDIKQTTVIAVPVINNEKLPIFSKFSSFRKLQRVLAFVQRFIRNCQLKSCTERVLKNHPTIQELRSASHLIVQIIQQDVFADEIQRMVCCALEEGFKTPSYLLTASIRICSLNIQLPIKLSACIMKNTYISDQQHY; from the exons ATGCCGAGAGTACGACACACACCGAAATCCGACCAAGTTTCGGATAAAGAAGCCGCCACACCATCGAAGAAGGAAGATCCCAGAGAATCCTTGTGCAATCAGCTCCAGCAGATGGAAGCTGCCACACCAAAGAAGAAGGAAACAGTGAACACCAGAGAAAATTTATGCTACCAGCGTCAACAGATCAGCAGAAAAGTGAATGTGATTAACCGTCATCTTGAGGAAGCCGAAGATGAGCCACAGAAGATAAACCCATCATTACTGAAAGTGTTTGCGAAGAAACTGGAGCTCCATTATAAGGAGTTCACAGACATTCATCGCGAAATACAAACATTGACCGTTTCATCTGACATCGAGGAGGAGGAAGAAAAATTAGATCAATTTGACGCGCTTCACACGAACACACTCGCTTTGTTGGAGCAACTCACCGATATATTTTCGCCTGCCATGAATTCCAGAAcagaaaattcaaatcaaactGTGATTGTTCAACAGCCAATAAGAGCACCTGTGCCAACTTTCGACGGCAGAGTGGAGAACTGGCCGAAGTTCCGCACGATGTTTGAGGATATTTTCGCTCGCAGTGGAGATTCCGATGCAGTTAAACTGCACCATCTCGACAAGGCTCTAATAGACGATGCAGCGGGCTGGATTACAGCAAAGATAATTACAGacaacaattttcaacaaacaTGGCAGCAACTCATCGATCAATATGAGAATCCAAGAGTGATCGTCGACACACATCTCGACGGATTGCTTGATTTAAAGCCAATAACTAAGCGAAATTTTAAGGATTTACTCGAATTAGTTAAATCTTTCAATCGCCATGTTGGCGGGCTCGAGTATCAGGGGCTGAAAGTGGATGAGCTTTCAGGCCTCATTTTGGTGAAAATTCTTACGTCGAGATTAGATAGCCAAACACTTCAACTTTGGGAGAGGAACCAACAGCATGCTAAATTACCAAATATTCAAGACACCGTATCCTTCCTTCGCAGCGAATGTCAAGTTTTGGAAAGGTTCCAGAATCGATTCCAGGTTACATCAAAGAAGGCGCAGTCTAAGCAGTATACGAGCTTCAGGCCGTCGAACCAGAAATCATACACAGCAACAGCTGCAACTTCCGTAGGTTCCTGTGAAATATGTAACGAGAGCCACCGCCATTTTGAGTGTCCGGAGTTTCATAAGCTATCACCGATCCAGCGTAACGCAAAGGTGAAGGAATTGAAAATCTGTTTTAATTGTCTCCGTCCTGGGCATAGATCCCTAGAATGTTCATCGAAGAAAACATGCGCTCGATGTCACCGTAAACATCACACACTTTTGCATCAGGAATCGTCTACTACAGAAGACCATTCTTTCAGCCACAAAATGGAAGAACAACCATGTTCCAGCACCCCAGAGAAGTTTACCGTTTGCGAGCCAGTCACCAATACGGTTGTATCTTGTAATTGCCACAGAGCTACTACAACTGTGATGTTAATGACTGCTATGGTGCGGGTCAGAGATAATTGTGGATACACAACGCCTTGCAGAGTGTTGCTGGATAGCGGATCACAAGTGAATTTCATATCCAAGTCGTTAATCGATCGTTTGTCCGTCACACGACGGCCAGTGTACAAGCCCATAGCCGGAATTGGTGGGACCAAAACGTACGCCAAAGAAATAGTGATGGTGGAAGTAGAATCGATGCACTCCGACTATTCCACCAATTTTGAATGTTTAGTGGTTCCTAACATAACGGGATCAATTCCAGCAACGCATATACAAGTATCATCATGGCCAATTGATAACAGTATACCCATCGCAGATCCGAACTTCAACAACCCGGCTCCCATCGATATGCTAATTGGCGTCTCACAATTTTTACAATTGTTGAAGACGGGCCGTGTTCAGCTAGGAAACAACTTGCCTGAATTGATAGAAACACATCTTGGATGGGTAGTTGCTGGTAGCATCGACGATGGCGACTCTCAACATTGTTTAGCCGTtgcaaatgattcaatttccgaAGTTCTACGCCAGTTTTGGGAGTTGGAAGAAATTCATGAAGCTTCACAATCTACTGAACAAGAAGAGTGCGAGAAAATATTCCAAACAACCCATTATCGAGATATTACAGGAAGATATGTGGTAAGTTTACCTTTGCGAGAATCAATTCAAGACCTAGGTAACAATCGAACACTGGCCATGCGACGCTTCCTTTCGCTGGAAAGAAGACTTGCGAGAAATCCGGAACTGAAGCAACAGTATCAGCAATTTATCGAAGAATATGAATCTATGGGACACTGTCGAGAAATAAAGGAATCCAATTGTTCACTCGACAAGGGCACGTATTATATTCCGCATCAAGCTATTCTGCGCCCATCGAGTTCAACAACAAAACTGCGAGTAGTGTTTGATGCATCGTCTAAAGCATCACCGAGTGACAAATCACTAAATGACGTCCTTCAAGTAGGAGGAATACTTCAAAGCGATATTTTCAGTATCCTGCTACGATTCAGGAAACATCGTTTCGTTTTCACAGCCGACATTTCAAAAATGTATCGTCAGATCCGAATCAATCCAAACCAGACACGCCTCCAAAGAATATTCTGGCGTTCTCATCAAGATGACCCTCTTCGTATACTGGAACTTACTACAGTGACGTACGGCACGGCTGCCGCACCATTCTTAGCGACCAGATGTTTGATGCAGCTTTGCGAGGACGAAAATGATTCATTTCCACTCGGCGCACAAATCGTCCGCCAAGATTGCTATGTTGATGACGTTATTTCGGGTGCGAATTCAATTAACGAAGCGCTTGTCACCCGCAACCAAATTCGAGGACTGCTGATGAAAGGTGGATTTCCAGTTCATAAATGGAGTTCGAATAGTGCTGAAATTTTAAATGACATACCGGAACCGGACCGAGAAAAgttagtgcatttggacaatacaTCAGTTGTTATAAAGACTTTAGGGATGATATGGAGTCCAGAACAAGACGTGTTTGTTTTTAGTGTAAACAGTGACAATCGTAACCCGACCAAGCGCTCGGTATTGTCCGACATTGGTAAACTTTTCGATCCTCTGGGACTTCTAACACCAGTCACCGTTATCGCCAAGATGATTATGCAGAAAATTTGGAAATCTGGTCTCCCATGGGACGCACCTTTGGAGAACGAGCTACTGGAATCCTGGTTACATTTTCGTGAGGCTTTAGCATCAGTGAGCGAAATAAAAATTCCCAGATATACCATGATTGTAAGTGCTGCTGTCGTGGAAATTCATGGGTTTTCCGACGCTTCAAATGCTGCATATGGAGCAGTAATATACATTCGATGCATCCTAGCAGATGGTACAATCCGCCTTAATATGTTGTGCAGTAAATCCAAGGTATGTCCAATGGGTGAAATGAGTATTCCCCGCAAGGAATTGCTTGGCGCTCGCCTTCTCTCGCGTTTAATAGTGAAAGTGCTGAAATCTCTACAGTTGGAGGTCAAACAAGTGGTTCTATGGTGTGACAGCCAAGTGGTGTTAGCTTGGCTTCAGAAGCCACTATCAGTTTTAGAAGTGTTTGTACGTAATCGCGTGGCAGAAATAGTGAAAAATACCGAAACTTATGCATGGAAGTATGTGAAATCCAAACAAAACCCCGCCGATTTGATCTCCAGAGGACAGTTTCCAAAGGCTCTCAGTACTAACGAACTTTGGTGGACTGGCCCAAAATACCTTAGCATCCTCGAGTATCAATCAGAAACCCCTGAAGACATTCCTGAAAATGAAATTCCGGATATCAAGCAGACAACTGTCATAGCCGTGCCAGTAATCAACAACGAGAAGTTGCCGATATTTTCAAAGTTTAGCTCCTTCAGGAAACTGCAGCGGGTACTCGCATTTGTGCAGCGATTCATCCGCAATTGCCAGCTTAAATCATGTACGGAACGAGTTCTGAAAAATCATCCCACCATTCAAGAACTCCGTTCAGCCTCTCACTTGATAGTGCAGATCATACAACAAGACGTTTTTGCTGATGAAATTCAACGA atggtgtGTTGCGCGTTGGAGGAAGGCTTCAAAACTCCCAGTTATCTTTTAACAGCAAGCATCCGTATTTGCTCCCTAAACATTCAATTACCGATCAAATTATCCGCATGTATCATGAAGAACACCTACATATCGGACCAACAGCATTACTAG